One segment of Desulfosudis oleivorans Hxd3 DNA contains the following:
- a CDS encoding polyprenyl synthetase family protein, protein MSEDLRGYIFSRVAGDMEAIETALADNLTPYFDKVREIAGHILFTGGKRVRPLLMVLCARLCRYDGSDDKRVSVMFEYLHTATLLHDDIVDGAAMRRGSPAAHVVWDPASAVLVGDFLLARSASIAVDTGRIALMKILADILEDMSQGEIHQLARKGNVNLSEAEYRTIILHKTAVLMEGACRSGAILAGASDAHARALADYGRNLGMAFQMIDDLLDYTADTQVLGKAVGADLREGKFTLPLIHALGRADAGDAETIKRIMGNPDVTDAAFETLKRLLETYDGIGYTRRCAEAHIQEARSALDMFEPSETRTLLEKLADYTILRRT, encoded by the coding sequence ATGAGCGAGGATCTGCGGGGCTATATCTTTTCCCGTGTGGCGGGGGACATGGAAGCCATTGAAACGGCCCTGGCCGACAACCTGACCCCGTATTTTGACAAGGTGCGCGAGATCGCCGGTCATATTCTGTTTACCGGGGGCAAGCGCGTCCGGCCTCTGCTGATGGTGCTTTGCGCCCGGCTGTGTCGATACGACGGGAGTGACGACAAGCGGGTTTCCGTGATGTTTGAGTATCTTCACACCGCCACCCTGCTTCACGACGACATTGTGGACGGCGCGGCCATGCGCCGGGGCAGCCCGGCGGCCCATGTTGTGTGGGACCCGGCCTCGGCGGTGCTGGTGGGGGACTTTCTGCTGGCCCGGTCCGCCTCCATTGCCGTGGACACCGGCAGAATCGCGCTGATGAAAATTCTGGCCGATATTCTCGAGGACATGTCCCAGGGCGAGATTCACCAGCTGGCCCGAAAAGGCAACGTGAACCTTTCCGAAGCGGAGTACCGGACCATCATTCTACACAAGACCGCGGTGCTGATGGAGGGGGCCTGCCGCTCCGGCGCCATTCTGGCCGGGGCTTCGGATGCCCATGCCCGTGCGCTGGCGGACTATGGGCGGAACCTGGGGATGGCTTTTCAGATGATCGATGACCTGCTGGACTACACGGCGGACACCCAGGTGCTGGGCAAGGCGGTGGGCGCCGACCTGCGGGAGGGCAAATTCACCCTGCCCCTGATCCATGCCCTTGGCCGGGCCGATGCCGGTGATGCTGAAACCATAAAGCGAATCATGGGCAACCCCGATGTGACCGACGCGGCCTTTGAAACCCTGAAGCGGCTGCTGGAGACCTACGACGGCATCGGCTATACCCGGCGGTGCGCCGAGGCCCATATTCAGGAGGCCCGGTCGGCCCTGGATATGTTCGAACCGTCGGAAACAAGGACCCTGCTGGAAAAGCTGGCGGATTATACCATTTTGCGGCGCACGTAG
- a CDS encoding SIR2 family NAD-dependent protein deacylase: MNLDNAIHEAAKVLAGASRAAVFSGAGVSAESGIPTFRDPGGVWDRLNPAEVGDTQGLLASLEKNPEKLVAMFMELLAVFDAAIPNPGHRALFDLERMGILQAVITQNIDNLHQEAGNTQVIEMHGNGFRFRCLKCRSRRSHERHALIGRVKERLSTLPDFSPASIFAAMPDCDLCGSGMRPDVVMFGETVMEVENAFAAARSCDVMLALGTSGVVTPAAQIPAEAKASGAKVIVINPNENGFARVCDIYISMKTGQALPRIVEQVKKIRSGS; this comes from the coding sequence ATGAACCTGGACAACGCAATACATGAGGCCGCAAAAGTGCTGGCCGGCGCCTCCCGGGCCGCGGTCTTTTCCGGGGCCGGGGTTTCCGCGGAAAGCGGCATTCCCACGTTCCGCGATCCCGGCGGCGTGTGGGACCGGCTCAACCCGGCCGAGGTGGGCGACACACAAGGCCTGCTGGCCTCCCTGGAAAAGAACCCTGAAAAGCTGGTGGCCATGTTCATGGAGCTTCTGGCCGTGTTTGACGCCGCGATCCCCAACCCCGGCCACCGGGCCCTTTTCGACCTGGAGCGCATGGGCATTCTTCAGGCCGTCATTACCCAGAACATTGACAACCTGCACCAGGAGGCGGGCAACACCCAAGTGATCGAGATGCACGGCAACGGGTTCCGGTTCCGGTGCCTGAAGTGCCGGTCCCGCCGGTCCCATGAACGCCATGCCCTGATCGGGCGGGTAAAAGAGCGGCTTTCCACCCTGCCCGATTTTTCACCGGCCTCGATTTTTGCCGCCATGCCCGACTGCGACCTGTGCGGTTCGGGAATGCGGCCCGACGTGGTGATGTTCGGAGAGACCGTGATGGAGGTGGAAAACGCTTTTGCCGCGGCCCGCTCCTGCGACGTGATGCTGGCCCTGGGCACGTCCGGTGTTGTCACGCCCGCGGCCCAGATTCCGGCCGAGGCCAAGGCTTCCGGCGCAAAGGTGATCGTGATCAACCCCAATGAAAATGGTTTTGCCCGGGTGTGTGATATCTATATTTCCATGAAAACCGGTCAGGCCCTTCCCCGCATCGTGGAGCAGGTAAAAAAAATTCGATCCGGGTCATAA
- a CDS encoding carbon-nitrogen hydrolase family protein: MKVAAVQMTALVGRVEKNMRAAEALAKEAFDQGAQMVILPEFFTSAMGFSQKMDRAARPVDGAPMRLLQKLAADHDGIVGGSFLSRRGLDHYNTFVLAFADGTVCTHDKDQPTMWENCYYRGGSDNGVMDTPIGPVGAVLCWEFVRTRTARRLLGRVNLVVGGSCWWDLPDARLPGFTPQVKAKNLAIMKETPARFARLTGCPVVHAAHAGDFVCKTPLAPGLAYRSCFLGQTQIVDGSGAVLARMDRTDGQGFVLADLDLTRRHSPSETIPDRFWIPDLPAAIRFAWWYQNLHGKWYYNRHHARFVHADRRRS; this comes from the coding sequence ATGAAAGTCGCCGCCGTTCAGATGACCGCCCTTGTGGGCCGGGTCGAAAAAAACATGCGGGCCGCCGAAGCCCTGGCAAAAGAGGCCTTTGACCAGGGCGCGCAAATGGTGATCCTGCCCGAATTTTTCACATCCGCCATGGGCTTTTCCCAAAAAATGGACCGGGCGGCCCGGCCTGTGGACGGCGCCCCCATGCGCCTTTTGCAGAAACTGGCCGCCGACCACGACGGTATTGTGGGTGGCTCCTTTCTGTCCCGGCGGGGGCTTGATCATTATAATACCTTTGTGCTGGCCTTTGCCGACGGCACGGTCTGCACCCACGACAAGGACCAGCCCACCATGTGGGAAAACTGCTACTACCGGGGCGGGTCGGACAATGGCGTGATGGACACGCCCATCGGCCCGGTGGGCGCGGTTTTGTGCTGGGAATTCGTGCGCACCCGCACCGCCCGCCGCCTTTTGGGCCGGGTGAACCTGGTGGTGGGCGGTTCCTGCTGGTGGGACCTGCCCGATGCCCGGCTGCCCGGATTCACGCCCCAGGTGAAAGCGAAAAACCTGGCCATCATGAAAGAGACGCCGGCCCGGTTTGCCCGCCTCACCGGCTGCCCGGTGGTGCACGCGGCCCATGCCGGTGATTTTGTGTGCAAAACGCCCCTGGCGCCCGGCCTTGCCTACCGGTCCTGCTTTCTGGGCCAAACCCAGATCGTGGACGGAAGCGGCGCGGTGCTGGCCCGCATGGACCGGACAGACGGACAGGGCTTTGTACTGGCCGACCTGGACCTGACCCGCCGGCACTCGCCGTCCGAGACCATTCCCGACCGGTTCTGGATTCCCGACCTGCCCGCGGCCATCCGGTTTGCCTGGTGGTACCAGAACCTGCACGGCAAATGGTATTACAACCGGCACCACGCCCGTTTTGTTCATGCCGACAGGAGGCGCTCATGA
- the rimO gene encoding 30S ribosomal protein S12 methylthiotransferase RimO, with protein sequence MKVHLTSLGCAKNQVDSELMLGAFAAEGLTVCDDPAGADVLVVNTCAFIEDAVNEAVDTILALARYKSEGSCRRLIVCGCLPERFGEELAGALPEADFFFGTGAYHRVIEAVAGKESTLSRCTLPPPDAVPMQAAADRRICATPHTVYVKIAEGCDRRCTYCIIPRLRGRQRSRPPADIVVEARGLVAAGAKELVLVAQETTAYGADLSPPVSLASLLMALSDAVGDIWVRVLYMHPDTMDPDLIRVMTERDNLCSYFDVPVQHASDRVLKRMGRRHTAADLHRLFDDIRRADPDAVLRTTVLVGFPGEKPADFEKLLDFITGVAFDHLGAFIYSDDEALSSHGLDGHVSSKTARHRYDRVMTAQIDISSRRLAKRVGSREPVLVEEKAEDGLFFGRAWFQAPEVDGDVCFSGAGDYAPGDRVSVRITGASAYDLTGEAQ encoded by the coding sequence ATGAAGGTACACCTCACCAGCCTTGGCTGCGCCAAGAACCAGGTGGACAGCGAGCTCATGCTGGGGGCCTTTGCCGCCGAAGGGCTTACTGTCTGCGATGATCCGGCAGGGGCCGATGTGCTGGTGGTCAATACCTGCGCCTTTATTGAAGATGCGGTCAACGAGGCGGTGGACACCATTCTGGCCCTGGCCCGGTATAAAAGCGAGGGTTCATGCCGCCGCCTGATCGTTTGCGGCTGCCTGCCGGAGCGCTTTGGGGAAGAGCTGGCCGGGGCCCTGCCCGAGGCAGACTTTTTTTTCGGCACCGGCGCCTACCACCGGGTGATTGAGGCCGTGGCCGGCAAAGAGAGCACACTTTCCCGGTGCACCCTGCCACCGCCGGACGCGGTGCCCATGCAGGCCGCCGCTGACCGGAGAATCTGCGCCACGCCCCACACCGTTTATGTAAAGATCGCCGAGGGGTGTGACCGGCGCTGCACCTACTGCATCATTCCCCGGCTGCGGGGCCGCCAGCGGAGCCGGCCCCCGGCCGACATCGTGGTCGAGGCCCGGGGCCTGGTGGCCGCCGGTGCAAAAGAGCTCGTACTGGTGGCCCAGGAGACCACGGCTTATGGAGCCGACCTCTCCCCCCCGGTATCGCTGGCATCCCTGCTGATGGCGCTTTCCGACGCCGTGGGCGACATCTGGGTCCGGGTGCTTTATATGCACCCCGACACCATGGACCCGGACCTGATTCGCGTGATGACGGAACGGGACAACCTCTGTTCCTATTTTGACGTGCCGGTGCAGCACGCCAGCGACCGGGTGCTCAAGCGGATGGGCCGGCGCCACACCGCCGCTGACCTGCACCGGCTGTTTGACGACATTCGAAGGGCGGATCCGGACGCGGTGCTGCGCACCACGGTCCTGGTGGGATTTCCCGGCGAGAAGCCCGCCGATTTTGAAAAACTGCTTGATTTTATCACTGGCGTCGCGTTTGATCATCTGGGCGCGTTTATCTATTCGGATGACGAGGCCCTGTCCTCCCATGGACTGGACGGTCACGTGTCGTCAAAAACGGCCCGGCACCGGTACGATCGGGTGATGACGGCCCAGATCGATATATCGTCCCGGCGCCTGGCAAAACGGGTCGGCAGCCGCGAACCGGTGCTGGTGGAGGAAAAGGCGGAGGACGGCCTGTTTTTCGGCCGGGCCTGGTTCCAGGCCCCTGAGGTGGACGGTGATGTCTGTTTTTCCGGTGCCGGTGATTATGCCCCGGGTGACCGGGTGTCCGTACGCATCACCGGGGCGTCCGCGTATGACCTGACAGGAGAAGCACAATGA
- a CDS encoding FAD:protein FMN transferase, with protein sequence MRRLTKYSGRWMLAAACLCLAFAGCDGSRHKTFSGKTMGTEYHVTVVTGMLSRTAPLQKKVEARLAHINAGMSTYMDTSEISRFNNEIGQDQPFAVSKDFLRVAAEGMALFRLTDGAWDGSVWPLMILWGFDRPEQQRFVPDSAEIDQVLTCVGYDSLQIDEANRLVKKTPCLFLDFASIAKGYGVDVVAEVLREAGVDNFIVEVGGEVYAAGVRETGDPWRIGINTPEPGAPVDRVRQVVALSDRAMATSGDYRNYFVIDDRTYSHVLDPRTGYPVANGVVSATVVADTCTFADGLATALMVMGAEPGTALVNTLENVESCITVRRTDGTYEDFWSTGFVAQ encoded by the coding sequence ATGAGGCGTTTAACAAAATATTCAGGCCGGTGGATGCTGGCCGCGGCCTGCCTCTGCCTGGCTTTTGCCGGGTGCGACGGCTCACGGCACAAGACCTTTTCCGGAAAAACCATGGGCACCGAGTACCATGTCACGGTGGTGACCGGAATGCTGTCACGCACCGCGCCCCTGCAAAAGAAGGTCGAGGCCCGGCTGGCCCACATCAACGCCGGTATGTCCACGTATATGGACACCAGTGAGATTTCCCGGTTTAACAACGAGATCGGCCAGGACCAGCCCTTTGCCGTGTCCAAAGATTTTTTGCGGGTGGCTGCCGAAGGCATGGCCCTGTTTCGGCTGACCGATGGGGCCTGGGACGGGTCGGTGTGGCCCCTGATGATCCTGTGGGGGTTTGACCGGCCGGAGCAGCAGCGTTTTGTACCGGATTCGGCCGAAATCGACCAGGTGCTGACCTGCGTGGGATACGATTCGCTTCAGATTGATGAGGCAAACCGCCTGGTGAAAAAAACGCCCTGCCTGTTTCTGGACTTTGCCTCCATTGCCAAGGGGTATGGCGTGGATGTCGTGGCCGAGGTGCTTCGGGAGGCCGGTGTCGACAATTTTATCGTGGAAGTCGGGGGCGAAGTGTATGCCGCCGGTGTACGGGAAACCGGGGATCCCTGGCGTATCGGCATCAACACGCCTGAACCGGGTGCGCCGGTGGACCGGGTGCGCCAGGTGGTGGCCCTGTCCGACCGGGCCATGGCCACCAGTGGTGACTACCGGAACTATTTTGTGATCGACGATCGGACCTACAGCCATGTGCTGGACCCCCGGACCGGTTATCCCGTGGCCAATGGTGTGGTCAGCGCCACTGTGGTGGCCGACACCTGCACCTTTGCCGACGGACTGGCCACAGCCCTGATGGTGATGGGGGCCGAACCCGGAACGGCCCTGGTAAACACCCTGGAAAACGTGGAGAGCTGCATCACGGTCCGCCGGACCGACGGCACGTACGAGGATTTTTGGTCAACCGGATTTGTCGCGCAGTAA
- a CDS encoding ABC transporter ATP-binding protein: protein MAEARAKEFLLSNRWELLAGLVSLVLVDAFQLLIPRVVKRAVDDLTLLAADLRSLAGHAAVLLAMALVIAVFRYVWRRCLIGTSRTVERDLRARLAGHLQTLDAAYFNVTSTGDLMARVTNDINNIRMAMGLGLVALIDAVFLGIAAIGFMAYINVELTLYSLLPMPMIVILTRFFSRRMHKMYLAVQAAFSDMTEVTRERFAGIRVIKAFDRKAAEAGRFSRISEDYIRKNLDLTRVTGTFFPLMLLFTNISIAIVLYVGGRQTIAAQITIGDFVAFLSYLTLITWPMMAMGWVANLMQRGRASLDRINQVLAASPEIKEASDPRPLPHPGGALSFRNVSFSYAPGGKPVLSDIHLDLPAGKILCIVGPPGSGKTTLVHLMARLYDPDTGTVAMDGMDLRAIRIADLRAAVAFMPQEPFLFSGTIRENIAFDDTVADDNPKLVDACRNAGLLETVFLFSNGFDTIVGEKGVILSGGQKQRVALARALYHAAPVMILDDPVSQVDTETAGHILSALQSAARTRTAVFVSHRLSLARLADRVIVLENGRITAEGTHEQLMTTSDYYARSWALQRLEEEAP, encoded by the coding sequence GTGGCTGAAGCGCGCGCAAAAGAGTTTCTTTTAAGCAACCGGTGGGAACTGCTGGCCGGGCTGGTCAGCCTGGTACTGGTGGACGCCTTCCAGCTGCTGATCCCCCGGGTGGTCAAGCGGGCCGTGGACGACCTGACCCTGCTGGCCGCAGACCTCCGGTCCCTGGCCGGGCACGCGGCCGTTCTGCTGGCCATGGCCCTGGTCATCGCGGTGTTTCGTTACGTGTGGCGCCGCTGCCTTATCGGCACCTCCCGCACGGTTGAAAGGGACCTGCGGGCCCGGCTGGCCGGCCACCTCCAGACCCTGGACGCCGCCTACTTCAATGTCACTTCCACCGGTGACCTCATGGCCAGGGTCACCAACGATATCAACAATATCCGCATGGCCATGGGCCTGGGGCTGGTGGCCCTGATCGATGCCGTGTTTCTGGGTATCGCCGCCATCGGCTTCATGGCTTACATCAACGTGGAACTGACCCTCTACAGCCTGCTGCCCATGCCCATGATCGTGATTCTCACCCGGTTTTTCAGCCGCCGCATGCACAAGATGTACCTGGCGGTGCAGGCCGCCTTTTCAGACATGACCGAAGTCACCCGGGAACGGTTTGCCGGTATTCGGGTGATCAAGGCCTTTGACCGGAAAGCGGCGGAGGCGGGGCGGTTTTCCCGCATTTCCGAGGACTATATTCGCAAAAATCTGGACCTGACCCGGGTCACGGGCACCTTTTTCCCGCTGATGCTGCTGTTCACCAACATCAGCATCGCTATTGTTCTTTACGTGGGCGGCCGCCAGACCATTGCCGCCCAGATCACCATCGGTGATTTCGTGGCGTTTCTCAGCTACCTGACCCTGATCACCTGGCCCATGATGGCCATGGGGTGGGTGGCCAACCTGATGCAGCGGGGCCGGGCCTCCCTGGACCGGATCAACCAGGTGCTGGCCGCCTCCCCTGAAATTAAGGAGGCCTCTGACCCCCGCCCGTTGCCGCATCCCGGCGGAGCGCTCTCTTTTCGCAATGTTTCCTTTTCCTATGCGCCCGGCGGCAAGCCGGTGCTTTCCGATATTCACCTTGATCTGCCCGCCGGAAAAATCCTGTGCATCGTGGGCCCGCCGGGAAGCGGCAAGACCACCCTGGTCCACCTGATGGCCCGGCTCTACGATCCGGACACCGGCACTGTGGCCATGGACGGCATGGATCTGCGCGCCATTCGCATCGCCGACCTGCGGGCCGCCGTAGCCTTCATGCCCCAGGAGCCGTTTCTCTTTTCCGGCACCATTCGGGAAAACATCGCCTTTGACGACACCGTGGCCGACGATAACCCGAAGCTGGTGGACGCGTGCCGGAACGCCGGGCTTCTGGAGACCGTTTTTCTTTTTTCCAACGGGTTTGACACCATTGTGGGAGAAAAGGGTGTGATCCTGTCCGGAGGGCAGAAACAGCGGGTGGCCCTGGCCCGTGCCCTGTACCACGCGGCCCCGGTGATGATCCTGGACGATCCGGTGAGCCAGGTGGACACGGAAACCGCCGGCCATATTCTTTCGGCCCTTCAGTCCGCGGCCCGGACCCGGACCGCGGTGTTTGTTTCTCACCGGCTGTCCCTTGCCCGGCTGGCCGACCGGGTGATCGTTCTTGAAAACGGCCGCATCACCGCCGAAGGAACCCATGAGCAGCTGATGACGACCAGTGACTACTACGCGCGGTCCTGGGCCCTGCAGCGCCTGGAAGAGGAGGCACCATGA
- a CDS encoding crotonase/enoyl-CoA hydratase family protein, with product MTTDYTFYLVEKKPPVAWVYLNRPEKKNAMNPPAWEETVPIFEDLDGDDDIRCVVVAGKGEAFSAGIDLMAMAGEMPELADMHQRGGIKRSLLKKIYRLQDTMSCIEWCRKPVIAAIHGYCVGAGLDMATACDIRLCSQDAVFSLREAAVGFVADVGVLQRIPHIVGQGVTRELAYTAKNIDAARAKEVLLVNAVFKDREALFAGAQAMAEEISEKSPLAVQSSKDVLNYGIGKSVADGLTYVASMSANVIPSEDLYEAIAAFAEKRKPKFSGK from the coding sequence ATGACAACCGACTATACGTTTTACCTTGTGGAAAAAAAGCCGCCGGTGGCATGGGTCTATCTGAACCGGCCGGAAAAGAAAAACGCCATGAACCCGCCGGCATGGGAAGAGACCGTGCCCATTTTTGAGGACCTGGACGGTGACGACGACATCCGGTGCGTGGTGGTGGCCGGCAAGGGCGAGGCCTTTTCCGCTGGCATTGACCTGATGGCCATGGCCGGGGAGATGCCCGAGCTGGCCGACATGCACCAGCGGGGCGGGATCAAGCGAAGCCTGCTGAAAAAGATCTACCGGTTGCAGGACACCATGAGCTGCATCGAATGGTGCCGCAAGCCGGTGATTGCCGCCATTCACGGCTATTGCGTGGGCGCGGGCCTGGACATGGCCACGGCCTGTGACATCCGGTTGTGCAGCCAGGACGCGGTCTTTTCCCTGCGCGAGGCGGCCGTGGGGTTTGTGGCCGATGTGGGGGTCCTGCAGCGCATTCCCCATATCGTGGGCCAGGGCGTGACCCGGGAGCTGGCCTATACCGCCAAAAATATCGACGCGGCCCGGGCAAAAGAGGTGCTGCTGGTCAATGCCGTGTTCAAGGACCGGGAGGCCCTGTTTGCCGGTGCCCAGGCCATGGCCGAAGAGATTTCCGAAAAATCGCCCCTGGCGGTGCAGTCCTCCAAGGATGTGCTCAACTACGGTATCGGCAAGTCCGTGGCCGACGGCCTGACCTACGTGGCCTCCATGAGCGCCAACGTGATTCCTTCCGAAGACCTGTACGAGGCCATTGCCGCGTTTGCTGAAAAGCGAAAGCCAAAGTTTTCAGGAAAATAA
- a CDS encoding ABC transporter ATP-binding protein, which yields MTPPARSGKDRFAEATLGKRRDTALMVRLLPFIRPQAGWLALAVGVVMLVTLFDLSIPYITKVAIDSYMVPGTVVSEAGAGSGEKGRYLVVDLSDPAKKKVVNQYPGLFASVDGRTARISMEHLEKLDRTDLVLLRQDDIRRLALAALLVLGVAVAMFVLNFAQVMIMEYAGQRIMHSLRIKVFTHIQDQSIDFFSKNPVARLVTRTTNDIQNMHEMFTSVLTFFFKDMFLVIGIAVVMTILSPRLALACFTVLPLVILAAVYFAGAARRPFRAMRVKIAEINARISETIEGISVIRLFSQEARNFEKFDRANREYYRAGMQQIHIVAVFLPAIEMLGTVALAIVIYAGGRGVLSDTLTIGVLAAFISYIKMFFRPIRDIAEKYNITQNAMSSAERIFQVLDTDERVVRPGADAAAGEPGDGFHIQTLSFEDVSFAYVENEPVLENISFTVEKGRTVAIVGPTGAGKTSIANLILRFYEPRSGAITVNGVNVRNFSTAATRSKIGYVMQDPFLFSGTLRDNIVFGSNAVSDNALAAILEQAHCTSLVASLEKGVDTVLTHKGALFSSGQRQLVSIARAFANDPDLILFDEATSYIDLETEQHIKQALANLAKGRAAVIIAHRLSTIRDADTILVLHRGRIVESGTHDHLMAQQGYYYRLNRVQSRAREQFRKETH from the coding sequence ATGACACCGCCTGCCCGTTCCGGAAAAGACCGTTTTGCCGAAGCCACCCTGGGCAAACGCCGGGACACGGCCCTGATGGTCCGGCTGCTGCCCTTTATCCGGCCCCAGGCCGGGTGGCTGGCCCTGGCCGTTGGCGTGGTGATGCTGGTGACCCTGTTCGACCTTTCCATTCCCTATATTACCAAGGTGGCCATCGATTCTTACATGGTGCCCGGAACCGTGGTGTCCGAGGCAGGGGCCGGTTCAGGTGAAAAGGGGCGCTACCTGGTGGTGGACCTGTCCGACCCGGCAAAAAAGAAGGTGGTGAATCAATACCCCGGCCTGTTTGCCAGTGTCGATGGCCGGACCGCCCGCATTTCCATGGAGCACCTGGAAAAGCTGGACAGGACCGATCTTGTCCTGCTGCGACAGGACGACATTCGCCGCCTGGCCCTGGCGGCCCTGCTGGTTCTGGGAGTGGCCGTGGCCATGTTCGTGCTCAATTTTGCCCAGGTGATGATCATGGAGTACGCGGGCCAGCGGATCATGCACAGCCTGAGAATAAAGGTGTTTACCCATATTCAGGACCAGAGCATCGACTTTTTCTCGAAAAACCCGGTGGCCCGGCTGGTGACCCGGACCACCAACGACATTCAGAACATGCACGAGATGTTTACCTCGGTGCTGACTTTTTTCTTCAAAGATATGTTCCTGGTGATCGGTATTGCCGTTGTGATGACCATCCTCTCCCCGCGCCTGGCCCTGGCCTGCTTTACCGTGCTGCCCCTGGTGATCCTTGCCGCCGTCTATTTTGCCGGCGCGGCCCGAAGGCCCTTTCGCGCCATGCGGGTGAAGATCGCCGAGATCAACGCCCGGATTTCAGAAACCATTGAAGGCATCTCCGTGATCCGGCTCTTTTCCCAGGAGGCCCGTAATTTTGAGAAATTCGACCGGGCCAACCGTGAATATTACCGGGCCGGCATGCAGCAGATTCATATTGTGGCGGTGTTCCTGCCGGCCATTGAAATGCTGGGCACCGTGGCCCTGGCTATAGTGATCTACGCCGGGGGCCGGGGTGTGCTGTCCGATACCCTCACCATCGGCGTGCTGGCCGCTTTTATCTCCTACATCAAGATGTTTTTTCGGCCCATTCGGGACATCGCTGAAAAATACAACATCACCCAGAACGCCATGTCGTCGGCGGAGCGGATTTTCCAGGTGCTTGACACCGACGAGCGGGTGGTTCGGCCCGGCGCTGACGCCGCGGCCGGCGAACCGGGGGATGGTTTCCACATTCAGACCCTGTCGTTTGAAGACGTCTCTTTTGCCTACGTGGAAAACGAGCCGGTTCTGGAAAATATCTCTTTTACCGTGGAAAAGGGCCGCACCGTTGCCATCGTGGGCCCCACCGGCGCGGGAAAGACCTCCATCGCCAACCTGATATTGCGGTTCTACGAGCCCCGGTCCGGCGCCATCACGGTAAACGGCGTCAATGTTCGGAATTTTTCCACCGCGGCCACCCGGTCGAAAATCGGGTACGTGATGCAGGACCCCTTTCTCTTTTCCGGGACCCTGCGGGACAACATCGTGTTCGGCAGCAATGCGGTTTCCGATAACGCGCTTGCCGCCATTCTGGAACAGGCCCACTGCACATCCCTGGTGGCCAGCCTGGAAAAGGGCGTGGACACGGTGCTCACCCACAAGGGCGCCCTGTTTTCCAGCGGCCAGCGGCAGCTGGTCTCCATTGCCCGGGCCTTTGCCAACGATCCGGACCTGATCCTGTTTGACGAGGCCACCTCCTACATCGACCTGGAAACCGAGCAGCATATCAAGCAGGCCCTGGCCAACCTGGCAAAGGGCCGGGCCGCTGTCATCATCGCCCACCGGCTCTCCACCATTCGGGACGCGGACACCATTCTGGTGCTGCACAGGGGCCGGATCGTGGAGTCCGGCACCCACGACCATCTCATGGCGCAACAGGGATACTACTACCGGTTGAACCGGGTCCAGAGCCGGGCAAGGGAACAGTTCCGGAAGGAGACCCACTGA
- a CDS encoding MBL fold metallo-hydrolase: protein MTPAPKTGKIRVTILGSGTCVPSLTRSACAVLVEIAGAKVVFDCGPGTMRRLLETGTGIHDVSHLFFSHFHPDHTGEMATFLFAGKYSPGPRRTRPMVMAGGTGFARFYEAFKGVYGEWIEWADDLLVIEEFDTTGPDTRSYDGFFLTTRPVPHRPESIAFRLEAGGVSVVYSGDTDVSDSLITLAKNADLMICESALPDGWKVDGHLTPSLAGEMAQKAGVRRLVLTHLYPMCDMVDIVSQCRSAYDGDVQVAEDLMRIEVP, encoded by the coding sequence ATGACCCCTGCCCCGAAAACCGGAAAGATAAGGGTAACGATCCTGGGTTCCGGCACCTGCGTGCCCTCGCTTACGCGAAGCGCCTGCGCCGTGCTGGTGGAAATTGCCGGGGCAAAAGTCGTGTTTGACTGCGGGCCGGGCACCATGCGGCGGCTGCTGGAAACCGGCACAGGCATTCATGATGTTTCCCACCTCTTTTTTTCCCACTTTCATCCGGACCACACCGGTGAGATGGCCACCTTTCTGTTTGCCGGCAAATATTCCCCCGGCCCCCGGCGGACGCGTCCCATGGTGATGGCTGGCGGCACCGGCTTTGCCCGGTTTTACGAGGCCTTTAAAGGGGTCTATGGCGAGTGGATTGAATGGGCCGACGACCTGCTGGTGATTGAGGAATTTGACACAACCGGCCCGGACACCCGGAGCTATGACGGGTTTTTTCTGACCACACGGCCGGTGCCCCACCGGCCGGAGAGCATTGCCTTCCGCCTGGAGGCCGGCGGCGTGTCCGTGGTCTACTCCGGCGATACCGACGTAAGCGACAGCCTGATAACACTTGCAAAAAACGCGGATCTGATGATATGTGAATCAGCGTTGCCCGACGGGTGGAAGGTGGACGGCCACCTGACCCCCTCCCTGGCCGGCGAAATGGCCCAAAAGGCCGGCGTCAGGCGCCTGGTGCTGACCCACCTCTATCCGATGTGCGACATGGTGGACATCGTCAGCCAGTGCCGGTCCGCCTATGACGGAGACGTGCAAGTGGCCGAAGACCTGATGCGAATCGAGGTACCATGA